A genomic region of Populus nigra chromosome 11, ddPopNigr1.1, whole genome shotgun sequence contains the following coding sequences:
- the LOC133668016 gene encoding GDSL esterase/lipase At1g29670-like, with amino-acid sequence MAYKIKVWCFLLFLLKLVSNLQNCAHAAPQVPCFFIFGDSLADSGNNNNLVTAAKANYRPYGIDFPNGTTGRFTNGRTTVDIIGELLGFDQFIPPFVTARGRDILVGVNYASGAAGIRDESGRELGDRISLNEQLQNHAATFNRSIQLLGTKQAATNYLNKCLYYVSLGTNDYINNYFVPGNYETSRLYTPDQYAKVLIDQYSQQIKRLYLFGARKIALPGLIPLGSIPYASSTLCLKNLSCVANINNAVLPFNAGLFSLVHQLNQELNDTRFIYLNISGMSSSDPSVPGSRVANVGCCPVLGSACILDSTPCVNRTEYVFWDAIHPTESSNQFTARRSYSAFLPSDAYPYDISHLVNMQI; translated from the exons ATGGCATACAAGATCAAAGTATGGTGCTTCCTACTTTTCCTATTGAAGCTGGTGTCGAATTTGCAAAATTGTGCTCATGCAGCTCCACAGGTgccttgttttttcatatttggagACTCGTTGGCGGATAgtggcaacaacaacaaccttGTCACAGCTGCTAAGGCCAATTACCGCCCATATGGAATTGACTTCCCTAATGGAACCACCGGAAGGTTTACCAATGGCCGAACCACAGTGGATATAATTG GTGAACTTTTGGGGTTTGACCAATTTATTCCGCCATTTGTAACTGCTAGAGGCAGAGACATATTGGTTGGTGTTAACTATGCATCTGGGGCAGCAGGGATTCGTGATGAGAGTGGAAGGGAATTG GGTGATAGAATCAGCCTGAATGAGCAATTGCAAAATCATGCTGCTACGTTCAATCGCTCGATTCAATTACTAGGGACTAAACAGGCAGCAACAAATTACCTTAATAAGTGCTTATATTATGTCAGCTTGGGCACTAATGACTACATAAACAACTACTTCGTGCCTGGTAATTATGAAACAAGTCGTTTATATACCCCAGATCAATATGCCAAGGTTTTAATTGACCAGTATAGTCAGCAAATAAAG CGTTTGTACCTCTTCGGAGCCAGGAAAATTGCCTTGCCTGGACTTATACCATTAGGCAGCATTCCTTACGCATCTTCTACTCTATGCCTCAAGAATCTCTCTTGTGTGGCCAATATAAACAACGCAGTCCTACCTTTTAACGCAGGACTCTTTTCACTTGTTCATCAACTGAATCAAGAGTTGAATGACACACGCtttatatatttgaatatttCTGGAATGTCATCTAGCGATCCTTCTGTTCCCG GGTCTAGGGTTGCAAACGTTGGATGTTGTCCTGTACTTGGTAGTGCATGTATTCTAGATTCAACCCCATGCGTAAACAGGACTGAATATGTTTTCTGGGATGCAATTCATCCCACCGAATCTTCGAACCAATTCACTGCTAGAAGATCGTATTCTGCTTTTCTTCCATCTGATGCTTATCCATACGACATCAGCCATTTAGTTAACATGCAGATCTAA